The window GCGCGAGGTCAACCAGCTGTTCGACACGACGTTCATCGTCCAGGAGATCGGCTATCCGACCGAGGACGTCATCAGCGTCCTGCAGGACGAGCGCCGTCAGACGCTCGTCTATCTCGCCGACCCCCGGGCCTCCGAGGCGCTCGCCGATCTGCGGCGTACCCGGACCGCCACCGACGAGGTCGTGTCGAAGATCCGCAGGAACGCCAAGGACGGCGATCTGCGGGACGAGATGGGCACGGAGACCACCGAGCGGCTCACCGCGATCCTGGACGCCTTCGACGGCGTCGGTCCGCTGCGCCAGAGCGTCGAGGACGGCACCGTCACCCGCCTCCAGGCACTCGACCTCTACAACCGCCTGGTGGACCCCTGTTACACCCTCCTGGCCAATCTCCAGGTCCTCGACAACGTGGACGTGGACAAGCAGGGCCGCGCCCTCGTCAACATGTCGCGCGCCCGTGAGCTGCTCGCCCGTGAGGACGCCCTCCTCGGCTCCGCCCTCGTCGTCGGCCAGGTGACGCGCGAGGAGGCCCGAGACGTCTCCGACCTCGTCGCCCAGCGCGCGCTGATGTACGAGGTCGGCCTCCCGCTGCTGCCCAACGCCGAGCGCGCACGCTACGACCGCTACTGGAAGAACGCCGCCACCGCACCGCTGCGCGTGGCCGAGCAGTCCGTCATCGCCTCCGCTCCCGGTGAGCCACGCGGAGTCACCGCGAAGAGCTGGGACGGCGTCGCCGGCGACGTCCTCGACGGGCTCGACAAGCTCAACACCCAGGCGGGCGACCGCTTCCAGGACCGTGTGCGCCCCGTGGCGATTGGCGTCATCGTCAAGGCGGGCGTCGCCGGAGTGCTGGGTCTGGCCGCGCTGCTGGTCTCGCTCTTCATGTCCGTACGCATCGGCCGCAGCCTCGTCCGCGACCTGCGCCGGCTCCGCCAGGAGGCCCACGAGACCGCCGGCGTACGGCTGCCCAGCGTGATGCGCCGCCTCTCCGCGGGCGAACAGGTCGACGTGGAGACCGAGGTCCCGCGCCTGGAGTACGAGAAGAACGAGATCGGCGAGGTCAGCCAGGCCCTCAACATCCTCCAGCGGGCCGCCGTCGAGGCCGCCGTCAAACAGTCCGAGCTGCGCAGCGGTGTCTCCGAGGTCTTCGTGAACCTCGCCCGTCGCAGCCAGGTCCTGCTGCACAAGCAGCTCACCCTGCTCGACACCATGGAGCGCAGGACCGACGACACCGACGAACTCGCCGACCTGTTCCGCCTGGACCACCTGACGACCCGTATGCGCCGGCACGCCGAGGGCCTGGTGATCCTCTCCGGCGCCGCCCCGTCCCGGCAGTGGCGCAAACCCGTCCAGCTGATGGACGTCGTACGCGCCGCCGTCGCCGAGGTCGAGGACTACGAGCGCATCGAGGTACGAAGGCTGCCGCGGATGGCCGTCACCGGGTCCGCGGTCGCCGACGTCACCCACCTCGTGGCCGAACTCCTCGAGAACGCCACGGTGTTCTCGCCGCCGCACACAGCCGTCCAGGTGCTCGGCGAGCGCGTCGCCAACGGCTTCACCCTGGAGATCCACGACCGCGGCCTCGGCATGGCCGCGGAGGCACTCCTCGACGCCAACCTGCGGCTCGCCGAGACCCCCGAGTTCGAGCTCTCGGACACCGACCGGCTCGGTCTCTTCGTGGTCAGCCGGCTCGCCCAGCGGCAGAACGTCCGTGTCTCGCTGCAGCCGTCCCCGTACGGCGGCACCACCGCCGTGGTCTTCGTCCCGGACGCGCTCCTCTCGGACGACGTGCCCGACACGAACGGCATGGGCTTCCGGCTCGACCGGGCACTCCCTTCGAAGAAGGACGGCGAAGAGGGCCGTACGGCCGCCCTGTCCCAGGTGCCGGTCACGCTGCCCGGCCGGACCGCCTCGATGCTGGACGGACCCGTCGAACTGGAGGCGCCCGTCGATCTGGACGCCCTCGACGACTTCCCGGACCCCCTCGACGACCAGGAGGGCGAACGCGGCGGCATCTTCCGCCCGCGCCGCTCCATCGCCGGGGTGCCGGGGGACCAGCAGCAGGTACGGCCGGATTCGCGCGAGCCGTCGCACGCCGACGGCGACGCCGACGAGCCGTCCGGCGGGCCCGTGCGCCTCCCGCGCCGCCGGGCCCCCAAGCTGGTCAGCTCCCACGGGCGCCCCGTGACCCAGACCAAGACACGGCGCGACGAGGCGACGGACCGCGCGGACGCCGACGAGGTGACGGAACTGCCCCAGGCGGCCCGGGAGTCGTCCGAGCGGCCCGGTGTGCTGGAGGACCTGCCGAAGCGGTCGAGGAGCGTCAGGCGGGGACCGTCCCGCCGTGAGCCCGGGGACTCCCTCGGCTCCCGCCGCGGTCCCGCGGACGACTGGCCCGGAGCCACCGACTCGGCCGAAGACGCTGTGGAGCGCCGTCAGGCCCTCGGACGTGGCGGCGAGCGCGGCGGCCCGGCGGACCCCGGCGAGGCGCTCACGCGCGGACCTGAGGCCGTCGAAGGCCACCGGGACGCGGACGCCCCGGCCCTTCCCCAGCGCGCGTCGCGTCGTGGCGTCGAGTCCGGCGGCACCCATCCCGGCGCCCCGGCCGGCGGCGGAACCCGCCCCGGCGCGGCTGCCGGAGGCGGTACCGGCGCACTGCCCCGCCGCGTACGACAGGCCAATCTGGCCCCTCAGCTCAAGGACGGCCCCGACCGGCGAGCCGCGAACGACGCGGCCCGCGCGGAGCCGACGGAGCGTGACGCCGACGAAGTACGCAACCGTATGGCCTCGCTCCAGCGCGGCTGGCGACGCGGCCGTGAGGAGAACGCCGAGGGCGACGAGGCCCAGGACGGCACAGCACCAGGAACGACTAAGGGAGACGGTCGATGACCGCACCGAAGGCCGCCGGCCACACCACGACCAGCACGTCGACGGGGGAACTCAACTGGCTCCTCGACGACTTGGTGGCGCGTGTCGCCAGCATCCGCAAAGCACTCGTGCTCTCCGGGGACGGCCTCCCCACGGGGGTCTCCACCGACCTGACGAGGGAGGACAGCGAACATCTGGCGGCCGTCGCCTCCGGGTTCCACAGCCTTGCCAAGGGCGTCGGGCGACACTTCGAGGCGGGCAGCGTCCGCCAGACCATCGTCGAACTGGACGAGGCCTTCCTGTTCGTCACGGCCGCGGGCGACGGCAGCTGCCTCGCGGTCCTCTCCGACTCCGACTCCGATGTCGGGCAGGTCGCGTACGAGATGACACTGCTGGTCAAGAGGGTCGGCGCACATCTGGCCGCCGCTCCGCGCACCGAATTGCCCTCGGGCGGGTAGTGGGATGGCATGAGCGGAGACAGTCAGGGGATGTCCCACTGGTTCGACGACGAGGCCGGACCCGTGGTCCGTCCGTATGCCATGACACGCGGCCGCACCACAAGCGCGGCCCAGCACCGCCTCGACCTGATCGCGGTGGTCGTGACCGAGCTGCACGCCGAGGACCCGGAGGCGGACCACTCGCTGTCCCCGGAGCACGTGGACATCGTCGGGCTGTGCCGTGACGCCCCCCAGTCGGTCGCCGAACTCGCCGCCGAACTCGACCTGCCCGTCGGGGTCGTGCGCGTTCTCATCGGCGACCTCGTGGACGACGAGCTGGTCCATGTGACGCGTCCGGTGCCACCGGCCGAGCTGCCGGACGAAAGCATTCTCCGCGATGTGATCAGCGGCCTCCGGGCCCTGTGACGCGACCCGGAGGCCCGGCCGATCCGGGCCTCCGCGTCAGACGGCCCCGACGGCCCCCACGGCCTCGGACGACCCCGGCGACCTCAGGCGACCGGGGCGATGGCACGCCCGGCCCACGCGGGCGCCGTCTCCATCAGCGGGGCGAGCCGGTCGCGGACGCCCTCCGGCAACGCCGTGGCCCGTCCGGCCTTCTGGTCCACGTGGAGGGCGAGCAGTTCCGTCGTGGCGACCACGTCTGCGTCCGCGTCAGGTACGGCATTCGCCGCGTCCAGGACGTACATCTCGTGCGTGAAGTGAGCCTTCTTGCCGACCGCCCCGAGGATCCGGGTGCGGACGCCCAGATGGGCCCCCTCGGGTACGTCCCGCAGATAGCGGATGTGCGACTCGACGGTGTAGAGCGAACAGCCGCTGTCCGCGCGGTACGAGGCGTCCATGCCCGTCGCGTCCATCATCGCGTCGGTCGCGTGGCCGAAGACGAGGACGTAGAACGCCTCGCTCAAGTGCCCGTTGTAGTCGATCCACTCGGGGCGCACGGTCTCGCGGAAGAGCGGCAGGGACGTCATCGGGCGCCGGTCCCGGGCAGCCGTCCGGTGGCGCGCAGGACGTCTATGACCCCCTGGTCGCGCTCCGCGACGAGGTCCGCGATGGTCCGTCCGTCGGAGGCGTCCGCACAGCCCGCGACCACGGCGTCGTAGAGCGCCCCGTCCAGCTCCGGGGCCTCCAGCCGGGTCCACGGGGACTTCAGGGACGGGCCGAAGTGGTCCAGCATGTGCGCCATGCCGCCCTCCCCGCCGGCCAGCGCGAAGGTGAGCATCGGGCCCATGAACGCCCAGCGCAGACCTGGGCCCTCGGTGATGGACCGGTCTATCTCACGCACCGTCGCCTCGCCGTTGGCGACCATGTGCAGGGCCTCCCGCCACAGCGCCTCCTGGAGACGGTTGGCGATGAAACCGGGGACCTCGCGCTCCATGGTGATCACGGACTTGCCCGCCAACTCGTAGAAGCGGGAGGCCCACTCGACCGCCGATGCGTCCGTGCGCTCGCCGCCGACGACCTCGACGAGCGGGATGAGATACGGCGGATTGAAGGGGTGGCCGACGATCAGCCGGCCCGGCGTGACGGCCTCCGTCTGCATGTCCGTCATCGGATAGCCGGACGTGGACGAGGCGATGACGATCCCGGCGGGCGTCGCCGCGTCCAGCTTCGCCAGCAGCTCACGCTTGAGCTCCAGCTTCTCCGGGGCGCTCTCCTGCACGAACTGGGCCTCCGACACCGCTTTTTCGAGCGTGCCGGTGACCGTGAGACGGGCGGGGGAGGCGCCCGGCGCGAGACCCAGCTGCTCCAGCGCGGGCCACGCGGCGTCCACGAGACGGCGCAGCCGCGCCTCGGCGTCGGGCGCCGGGTCCCACGCCCTGACGGCATACCCGCGGGCCAGGAAGTGGGCGACCCAGCCGCCGCCGATGACCCCGGCACCGACGCACGCCACGGTCCGTACGTCCTGGGGGGCGGGCCGGGTCACGGAGGTCCGCGCGGTGTCGGGGGCGTCTGAAGTGTGGGGCACCGAGGGCTCCTTGAGGGCTCGACGTGGGGGGACGGCGGCTGCGGCGGACGGCAGTCTGCGGGGCGTGCGGTAGCTGAGAGGCGTGCGGTCTTCGTGGGGCGTGCGGTGTCCGTGGGGCGTGCGGTCACTGTGGGGCGTGCGGCCGGCGCGGACCTCGTTCCGCGGGTCAGCCACGTGGCTTGAGGCCGAGTTTCAGCCGGGCCTCGTCCGGCGTGGCGACGCGCGCCCCCATCGCCTCGACGATCGTCACCGCGCGCTCGACCAGCTGTGCGTTGGTCGCCTTGACGCCCTTGCCCAGGTAGAGGTTGTCCTCCAGACCGACCCGTACGTGCCCGCCGAGCAGCACCGACTGGGCGACCCACGGCATCTGCATCCGCCCGAGGGCGAAGCTGGCCCACTGGGCGCCCTCCGGCAGCATGTTCACCATCGACTGCAGTACGCCCGGATCGGCGGGCGCGCCCCACGGGATGCCCATGCACAGCTGGAAGACGGTCGGATCGTCCAGCAGCCCCTCGGTGCGCAACTGCTTGGCGAACCAGAGGTGCCCGGTGTCGAAGATCTCCAACTCGGGCCGTACGCCCAGCTCCTGGATGCGCCTCGCCCCCGTACGGAGCATGTCCGGGGTGGACACATAGAGGTTCGAGCCGTCGCCGAAGTTGAGGGAGCCGCAGTCCAGGGTGCAGATGTCGGGCAGCAGGTCCTCGACGTGCGGCAGCCGGTCGAGTCCGCCCACGAGGTCGGTGCCGGGCAGGTGCCGCAGCGGCTCCTCCGGGTCGATCACCAGATCGCCGCCCATGCCCGCGGTCAGATTGACGACCACGTCCGTGCCGGTCTCCCTGATGCGCTCGACGACCTCCCGGTACAGCCGCGGGTCGCGGGAGGGCGCCCCCGTCTCCGGATCGCGCACATGGATGTGGACGGCGGCCGCTCCGGCATCCGCTGCCTCGACGGCGGAGCGGGCGATCTGCTCGGGGGTCACGGGGACGTGCGGACTCTTCCGCACGGTGTCGCCGGCACCGGTGAGGGCGCACGTGATGATGACGTCCTGGTTCATGGTCATGCGGGGGCCTCCGCTGTGCGGGGGTGGGGGCGGGGGTCAGGTGGGGTGGTTGCTTGCATGGCTGCTCGTATGGCGTTCATGCGTCGCATATAACGAACATGCCGCCTGTGGCTGCGGTCCGTCAAGGGCGCCCGTCCGTGGCACCGGGGCGCGGGCTGCGCCGCCGTTTCAGTACGGGTCACGCAGCACGCAGCACGCAGCACGCAGCACGCAGCACGCAGCAGCAGCCGGGCTGCCCGCAGCGGCCCACCGGGGTGCCTGCCCAACCGCCCGGAACTCGCCGTCACCCGCCCCGAGGTGTCACAACGCCCGCGCCGCCCGCGCAACCTCCTCCGCCGCACCGCACGCCAACGCGCCCAGCGCCGGGAAGCGGGACTCGGGCACCCGGTCCTGCGGGCCCCAGATGCTGAGCACGGCGAACGGCCGGTCGCGGGTGCCGAGGACGGGCGCGGACACCCCGTACAGATTCCGCTCCATCTCGCCCGCGCACACGCTGTATCCGCGCTCCCGCGTCTCGGCCAGCTCCGCGCGCAGCCGCCCCCGGTCGGCGACAGTCGTGTCGGTGTACGCGGTCAGCGGCTCGGCCAGCAGCACGTCCACCTCTTCCGCCGGCAGCCAGGCCAGCAGCGCCTTCCCGGTCGAGGTGGCGTGCAGCGGTGCCTGCCGCCCGAGCCACTTGGCGCTGAGGACCACCGGGGGAGTCACCTCGTCGATGTACGTCAGCCCGAGCTGCTGCACCACCGCGAGGTTGGCCGTCTCGCCCGTCTGCTCGCTTACCTGGCGCAGGATGCCGTGGGAGCGCCGGATGAGCCCGTCGAACCCGGCGGCCGAGGCCATCCGGGCGACCGCGAAGCCCACGGTGTAACGGCTGGTCAGCGGATCGCGCTCGACCATGCCGTACTGCTCCATGGTGGACAGCAGCCGCCAGGCCGTGGCCCGGTTGAGCCCGCAGCGGATCGCGAGATTCGTCGCCGTTTCGCCGTCAGGCGCGCTGTCCGCCGTCGCCTCCAGCAGGGTGATCGCCCGCTCCAGGGACTGGACCTTGCCGGATGATCCGCCGGGCTCGGCGAGACGTGAGGCGGTGCCGTCAGTGCCGCCGGTGTCGCCGGTGATGTTGTCGGTGGTGCTGTCATCTGCGCGAGGGGGCTCGGGCGTACGCATTTTCCTTGGCTCCTGACAGTTCGGCCGGAATTCGGCCCCTTGGCCAGTTTGAGTTCGGCCTTAGCTTCTCATTATCCGAGCGACAGTCGCGCTATGTGAACGACCCAGTGACCGAACAGGTGAGGCCGGGCGTCAAGCGCCCCCTGCTCTGGACCGAACGCCGAGGTGCCGGACCCCGATATGATCTGACCGATCGTCGAAAGGCACCTCCGGCTCAGGGTCGGAGC is drawn from Streptomyces liliifuscus and contains these coding sequences:
- a CDS encoding nitrate- and nitrite sensing domain-containing protein: MRFRGKSIRRKIVALLLVPLVSLTGIWGFATVLTGREVNQLFDTTFIVQEIGYPTEDVISVLQDERRQTLVYLADPRASEALADLRRTRTATDEVVSKIRRNAKDGDLRDEMGTETTERLTAILDAFDGVGPLRQSVEDGTVTRLQALDLYNRLVDPCYTLLANLQVLDNVDVDKQGRALVNMSRARELLAREDALLGSALVVGQVTREEARDVSDLVAQRALMYEVGLPLLPNAERARYDRYWKNAATAPLRVAEQSVIASAPGEPRGVTAKSWDGVAGDVLDGLDKLNTQAGDRFQDRVRPVAIGVIVKAGVAGVLGLAALLVSLFMSVRIGRSLVRDLRRLRQEAHETAGVRLPSVMRRLSAGEQVDVETEVPRLEYEKNEIGEVSQALNILQRAAVEAAVKQSELRSGVSEVFVNLARRSQVLLHKQLTLLDTMERRTDDTDELADLFRLDHLTTRMRRHAEGLVILSGAAPSRQWRKPVQLMDVVRAAVAEVEDYERIEVRRLPRMAVTGSAVADVTHLVAELLENATVFSPPHTAVQVLGERVANGFTLEIHDRGLGMAAEALLDANLRLAETPEFELSDTDRLGLFVVSRLAQRQNVRVSLQPSPYGGTTAVVFVPDALLSDDVPDTNGMGFRLDRALPSKKDGEEGRTAALSQVPVTLPGRTASMLDGPVELEAPVDLDALDDFPDPLDDQEGERGGIFRPRRSIAGVPGDQQQVRPDSREPSHADGDADEPSGGPVRLPRRRAPKLVSSHGRPVTQTKTRRDEATDRADADEVTELPQAARESSERPGVLEDLPKRSRSVRRGPSRREPGDSLGSRRGPADDWPGATDSAEDAVERRQALGRGGERGGPADPGEALTRGPEAVEGHRDADAPALPQRASRRGVESGGTHPGAPAGGGTRPGAAAGGGTGALPRRVRQANLAPQLKDGPDRRAANDAARAEPTERDADEVRNRMASLQRGWRRGREENAEGDEAQDGTAPGTTKGDGR
- a CDS encoding roadblock/LC7 domain-containing protein, producing MTAPKAAGHTTTSTSTGELNWLLDDLVARVASIRKALVLSGDGLPTGVSTDLTREDSEHLAAVASGFHSLAKGVGRHFEAGSVRQTIVELDEAFLFVTAAGDGSCLAVLSDSDSDVGQVAYEMTLLVKRVGAHLAAAPRTELPSGG
- a CDS encoding DUF742 domain-containing protein encodes the protein MSGDSQGMSHWFDDEAGPVVRPYAMTRGRTTSAAQHRLDLIAVVVTELHAEDPEADHSLSPEHVDIVGLCRDAPQSVAELAAELDLPVGVVRVLIGDLVDDELVHVTRPVPPAELPDESILRDVISGLRAL
- a CDS encoding thioesterase family protein; protein product: MTSLPLFRETVRPEWIDYNGHLSEAFYVLVFGHATDAMMDATGMDASYRADSGCSLYTVESHIRYLRDVPEGAHLGVRTRILGAVGKKAHFTHEMYVLDAANAVPDADADVVATTELLALHVDQKAGRATALPEGVRDRLAPLMETAPAWAGRAIAPVA
- a CDS encoding 3-hydroxyacyl-CoA dehydrogenase NAD-binding domain-containing protein; translated protein: MPHTSDAPDTARTSVTRPAPQDVRTVACVGAGVIGGGWVAHFLARGYAVRAWDPAPDAEARLRRLVDAAWPALEQLGLAPGASPARLTVTGTLEKAVSEAQFVQESAPEKLELKRELLAKLDAATPAGIVIASSTSGYPMTDMQTEAVTPGRLIVGHPFNPPYLIPLVEVVGGERTDASAVEWASRFYELAGKSVITMEREVPGFIANRLQEALWREALHMVANGEATVREIDRSITEGPGLRWAFMGPMLTFALAGGEGGMAHMLDHFGPSLKSPWTRLEAPELDGALYDAVVAGCADASDGRTIADLVAERDQGVIDVLRATGRLPGTGAR
- a CDS encoding BKACE family enzyme, with the protein product MTMNQDVIITCALTGAGDTVRKSPHVPVTPEQIARSAVEAADAGAAAVHIHVRDPETGAPSRDPRLYREVVERIRETGTDVVVNLTAGMGGDLVIDPEEPLRHLPGTDLVGGLDRLPHVEDLLPDICTLDCGSLNFGDGSNLYVSTPDMLRTGARRIQELGVRPELEIFDTGHLWFAKQLRTEGLLDDPTVFQLCMGIPWGAPADPGVLQSMVNMLPEGAQWASFALGRMQMPWVAQSVLLGGHVRVGLEDNLYLGKGVKATNAQLVERAVTIVEAMGARVATPDEARLKLGLKPRG
- a CDS encoding IclR family transcriptional regulator encodes the protein MRTPEPPRADDSTTDNITGDTGGTDGTASRLAEPGGSSGKVQSLERAITLLEATADSAPDGETATNLAIRCGLNRATAWRLLSTMEQYGMVERDPLTSRYTVGFAVARMASAAGFDGLIRRSHGILRQVSEQTGETANLAVVQQLGLTYIDEVTPPVVLSAKWLGRQAPLHATSTGKALLAWLPAEEVDVLLAEPLTAYTDTTVADRGRLRAELAETRERGYSVCAGEMERNLYGVSAPVLGTRDRPFAVLSIWGPQDRVPESRFPALGALACGAAEEVARAARAL